DNA sequence from the Nitrospirae bacterium YQR-1 genome:
TTTACGGCATAGAACGGTCAAAGGAAATAGCCCGTGAACTAATAAACAGGGGATTAGAAACAGCGGAGTTTTTTAAAGGCAACGCATTATGGTTAAAGGAGATAGCAAATTATCTTCTGGAGAGGACAAATTGATAGCTTTGGATGAAAGCGAAAACTACTTTTCAAGATTGCCGGATATAAAATCACCGGAAGATATAAAGGAACTTTCTTTAGATGAGCTAACGGAGTTAGCCCGTGAGATACGGGATGTAATAATAAAGCGGGTCTCAATAAACGGCGGGCACCTTGCGTCATCGCTGGGCGTTATTGAGTTGACGTTGGCTCTTCATTACGTCTTCAGAAGCCCTATGGACAAAATCATCTGGGATGTCGGGCATCAGTGCTACCCGCATAAGTTGATAACCGGCCGTTATAACCGTTTTCATACATTGAGGCAGCACGGAGGAATATCGGGTTTCCCACGCAGCAGTGAAAGCCTTCATGACGCCTTTGGAACCGGCCACAGTTCAACTTCTATCTCGGCAGCCCTGGGAATGGCTGAGGGAGGGTACAGGCTTGGAAAATTCAACAAAGTTATAGCCGTAATCGGAGACGGCGCTCTGACCGGTGGTCTTGCCTTTGAGGGTTTAAATAATGCCGGACACCTCAAGAGAGACCTGATTGTTGTTTTAAACGACAACGAAATGTCTATATCGAAAAACGTGGGTGCCCTGTCTTCTTATCTGACACGCGCAATGGGAAGCAGCATCTACCAAAAACTGAAAAAGGAAACTAAAACTATAATTGAAATCATACCAAAGGTAGGCGGGCATTTTTCTAAGTTGGCACAAAAGACTGAGGACACCCTGAAGTGCTTTTTCATTCCCGGGATGTTGTTTGAAGAGCTTGGATTTACCTACATGGGCCCTATTGACGGCCACGATATAGAGGGATTGATTGATACCTTTGAAAGTGTAAAAACCAGGCAAGGCCCGATACTAATCCATGCTGTTACGAAAAAGGGCAAGGGGTATGAGTTTTCAGAGATGAGGCCGTCACGGTTTCATGGCGTGGGGCCGTTTGAGCCGGATACCGGACAGCCTAAGAAGTGTGTTGAGTGTTTGTCCTTCAGCGAAATATTCGGTAAAGCTATGGTTGATATCGCCAAAAATAATTCTAAAGTAGTGGCGATAACGGCGGCAATGAAAGAGGGGACCGGGCTTAGGGAATTTGCCGATACGTTTCCTAAGAGATTCTATGATGTGGGAATAGCCGAACAACATGCCGTAACGTTTGCCGCAGGGATGGCTGCCGCAGGGCTTAAACCCGTGGTGGCGGTGTATTCAACATTTCTGCAGCGGGCATATGATGAGGTAATTCATGATGTATGTCTTCAGAATTTGCCGGTAGTGTTTGCAATAGACAGAACAGGAATTGTGGGAGAGGATGGTCCGACTCATCACGGCCTTTTTGATATATCATTTCTACGGAATATTCCAAATCTTACCGTTATGACGCCCAAGAATTCCCTTGAGATGAGGGAGATGCTTGAGCTTGCATTGCAACTATCCTGTCCTTGTGCAATAAGGTACTCAAGGGATTCCGTCTCCGACCAGCTTGAGGAGATTAATTCAAGACTGGAATTGGGGAAAGCTGAAATAGTAAAAGACGGCTCAGATGTTGCAATTTTGGCTACAGGTCAAAGCATTCATTATGCGCTCATGGCGGCAAAACATTTAGAGGGTTCAGGGGTATCGGCACTGGTAGCCAACATGAGATTTATAAAGCCGTTTGACAGCGGCATAATATTAAAACTGGCACAAAACATAAAAACATTTGTTACGGTGGAGGAAAACATGGCAGCCGGCGGGTTTGGAAGCCTTGTGCTGGAGCACCTTAATGCAACCGGTATCAGCGGTTTGAAAACAAAAATTATTGGGATAGGTGATAAATTTGTCGAACACGGCAGACAGGAGCTGCTGAGAAAACTCTACGGCCTCGATGACGAGGGAATTTATCAGACCGTTATGGATGTCTTAAAGAAATCTTAGCATTTACCACTAATTCCAATTCTAATTC
Encoded proteins:
- the dxs gene encoding 1-deoxy-D-xylulose-5-phosphate synthase; this translates as MALDESENYFSRLPDIKSPEDIKELSLDELTELAREIRDVIIKRVSINGGHLASSLGVIELTLALHYVFRSPMDKIIWDVGHQCYPHKLITGRYNRFHTLRQHGGISGFPRSSESLHDAFGTGHSSTSISAALGMAEGGYRLGKFNKVIAVIGDGALTGGLAFEGLNNAGHLKRDLIVVLNDNEMSISKNVGALSSYLTRAMGSSIYQKLKKETKTIIEIIPKVGGHFSKLAQKTEDTLKCFFIPGMLFEELGFTYMGPIDGHDIEGLIDTFESVKTRQGPILIHAVTKKGKGYEFSEMRPSRFHGVGPFEPDTGQPKKCVECLSFSEIFGKAMVDIAKNNSKVVAITAAMKEGTGLREFADTFPKRFYDVGIAEQHAVTFAAGMAAAGLKPVVAVYSTFLQRAYDEVIHDVCLQNLPVVFAIDRTGIVGEDGPTHHGLFDISFLRNIPNLTVMTPKNSLEMREMLELALQLSCPCAIRYSRDSVSDQLEEINSRLELGKAEIVKDGSDVAILATGQSIHYALMAAKHLEGSGVSALVANMRFIKPFDSGIILKLAQNIKTFVTVEENMAAGGFGSLVLEHLNATGISGLKTKIIGIGDKFVEHGRQELLRKLYGLDDEGIYQTVMDVLKKS